A window of Thermosipho japonicus genomic DNA:
CACTTAGTATCTTTGCTACAGAAAACGCTTTAGAAATATTTAGTTGGTGGACAGGTGGCGGTGAAGAAGAAGGTTTACTTGCATTATTTAATCTCTTCAACAAATACTATCCAGATATTCATATTATCAATGCAGCAGTTGCTGGTGGTGCAGGAACTAATGCAAAGGCAGTGTTAAAAACCAGAATGCTTGGAGGAAATCCTCCAGATTCATTCCAAGTTCACGCTGGAATGGAACTTACAGATACTTATGTAATTCCAGGACTTATGGAACCAATTACTTGGATTTTGAAAGAAATAGGAGCATATGACAAGTTTCCAAAAGACCTTATAGAAATCGTTAGCTACAAAGGTGAAGTTTATTCTGTTCCCGTGAATGTTCATAGAGCAAATGTTGTTTTCTACAACAAAAAAATTGCAAAAGAAATTGGAATGACAAAAGAACCAACAACATGGCCCGAATTTTTGACATATCTTGATAAGGCTAAAAAAATGGGATACGTTGGTATAGCACTTGGTGATAAAAACAAATGGACATCACTTCATCTTTTTGAAAGCATAATGCTTGCAGAACTTGGACCAGAAAAATACAACAAATTGTGGAAAGGTGAAGCATCATTTAATGATCCAGCTATAAAACAAGCTCTTTCAATTTTAAAAGACATTCTTGCATATGTAAATTCAGACCATTCCGCTCTAACTTGGCAAGATGCAACAAGAATGGTTTTTGAAGGAAAAGCATTCTGTAACATGATGGGCGACTGGGCAGAAGGATATTTAAAGACACTTGGATGGAAACCTGGAATTGACTTTGGATGGTTTGCACTTCCAGGTACTCAAGATGCATTCATGCTCGTTTCAGACACCTTCGGATTGCCAAAAAATGCTCCTCATAGAGAAAATGCTATAAAGTGGTTAAAATTCCTTGCAACAGTTGAGGCTCAAGACACATTTAATCCAATTAAAGGATCAATACCTGCAAGAATTGATGCAGATAAGTCAAAATACGATGTATATCTAAAATGGTCAATGAATGACTTTTCTACAAAAGCAATCTGTCCTTCCATAATACATGGTTCAGCTGCTCCAGAATCATTTGCCACAGCTCTCATGGATGCAATAAATATATTTGTCACAGAGCAAAATGTAAATCAAACATTCAAAGAAATACTCTGGATCGCAGAAGATAATGGATACCTAACAGATTAAAACAAACGGGGCATCTTGCCCCGTTATTTTGAGGTGAGAGTGTGAGAAAAAAGAACCTTTTTATTGGACTCTTAGTTATTACACCTTCCATAATTGCGATTGCCATATTTGTTTATGGATTTATAGGCTGGACCGTTAGAACGTCTTTTTCAAATTGGAATAGTTTTTCTGCACTTTTAAGGGGACAATACAAATTCGTTGGTCTAAGAAATTACATTAGGCTTTTTCAAGACAGCAGATTTCAAACGGATCTTTGGAATACTTTCTTTTTTACACTGCTCTTTCTACTTGGAACAATTGCACTTGGTATAATCATGGCAATTCTTGTAGATAAAGGCTTAAAAGGTTCCAGATTTTTCCAAAACCTCTTTCTATTTCCAATGGCAATTTCTTTTGTGGTAACTGGAACTGTATGGAGCTGGATTTTTGCACCAGGTAATATACCTCAAAATCCACAAGGGTTAAATCTTTTGCTTTCAAAACTTGGACTTGAAAAACTCATGTGGGGTTGGTACACAAGTACACATTCAATTGGAAAATTCAATGTTGCACTAATACCAGTCATTATAGCTGCTATCTGGCAACTTTCAGGTTATACAATGGCAATGTATCTTGCAGGACTAAGAGGTATTTCTGAAGATATCATAGAAGCTGCAAGAGTTGACGGAGCATCAGAATGGAAAATTTTTTGGAAGATTAAAATGCCACTTTTAACACCAATTACCTTGAGTGCAATGATTATTCTTGGACATATATCTTTGAAGATTTTCGATTTGGTATTTTCAATGACAGGTAGTGGACCAAACTTTGTTACTGATGTTCCAGCTATCTACATGTTTGAATTAACCTTTAGAAGCAATAGATACGCAATGGGCTCAGCAATTGCTATAATTATGTTATGTTTTGTTGCAGTAGTTATTATTCCATATCTTGCAACAAACTTGAGAGGTGAAAGAAGATGAAAAAGTTCTTTTCGTATTTTTTTCTAATAATAATAGCAATATATATTATTACCCCTCTTTATGTACTGCTTGCAACAAGTTTTAAACCTTTAAGCGAAATTGGAATTTCTGATATGTGGAAATTGCCAAAAAGCTGGTCTTTAAGCGGGCTTATAAAGGCATTTAATAAACTTTCTCCAAACCTTAAAAATAGTTTTTATTTAACAATCCCTGCTACAATTATTTCTGCCCTTCTTGGTTCATTAAACGGCTATGTATTATCAAAGGTAAAATTTAAAGGTGTGAATATAATCTTTGCAATTATCCTTTTTGGAATGTTTATTCCATACCAAAGTGTATTGTTTCCATTGATTCGTTTTCTTCAAAGAGTTAACCTTTATGGAACAATAACTGGATTAATTATTGTCCATGTTGTCTACGGTATACCTATAACATCTTTAATTTTTAGAAATTACTACAGTGAAGTTCCAAACGAACTTATAGAAGCAGCATATATGGATGGTGCAGGTTTTTTTAAAACCTACTCAAAAGTATTATTTCCTATCTCAATACCTGCCTTTGTTGTAGTTATAATATGGCAGTTTACAAACATATGGAATGAATTTTTATTTGCAGTAACTGTTACAAGCAATCCTGCAAAGCAGCCTATAACCGTAGCATTAGTAAACCTGGCAGGGAGCCAGGTTGTAGAATGGAATGTGCAAATGGCTGGTGCACTTATTACTGCCCTTCCAACACTTGTTGTTTACATTTTACTTGGAAAATTCTTTATAAGAGGACTTCTTTCTGGCTCTGTAAAGGGTTAAAAGGAAAGTTGTGCTTCTAAAAACTCCTTTTTTATCCTGCTTATTAATTCCTTTACAGAGATGATCTCTTTTACTTTGTACGCATTTTCACCAGCAAAGGCAAAACCTTCTTTTAAAAAACCAAGTTTTGCATTGGTAAGTGCTTTTGCAATGCAATAAGGAACTTTTCTAAAGTCGCATGTTTTTAAACATTTCCAAGAACATTTTATTGGCCTTTTTTCACCTTTTTCTACACTTTCTATAAATTCATTCTTTATAGCTCTCCCAGGAAGCCCCACTGGACTATCTATTATTACAATATCTTCTTTTCTACAATTTACATACATCTTTTTAAATTCATCTGATGCATCACATTCTTTTGTTGCAACAAATCTTGTTGCCATTTGAACACCATCTGCTCCCAATTTCAAAAATTTGTATATATCTCCTCCACTGTAAATTCCTCCTGCAGCAATTACTGGTATTTTTTTGCCGTATTCTTTTTCATATACATTAACTTGTTTTATAACATCTTTTAATATCTTTTCTAGTGAGTATTCAGGATCAAATATCTGTCCTCTTTTAAAACCAAGATGCCCACCAGCCTTTGGACCTTCAACAACAATTGCATCTGGCATCATATCATAATGTTTTTTCCAGTATTTTATAATTAAACTTGCAGCTCTTTTTGAAGACACAATAGGTACTATTTTTACACCAGATTCTTTTATTTCCTTTGCAGGTATGTCCAATGCAAGACCTGCACCCACAAAAATAATATCTATGTGTTCTTCAATTGAAGCCTTTATCAATTCAGAAAAATCCGATAATGCAACCATTATATTAACACCTATTATTCCGTCTGAAAGCTTTTTTGCTTTCCTTATTTCCTTTCTAAGTGCCCTAATGTTCGCCTCTCTGTAGTTCGTATTAAAATCATCCTCAAACATCCCTATACCAGCAGCTCCAATAACTCCTATCCCACCTTCGTTTGCAACAGCACTCGCGAGTCCTGAAAGTGAAATCCCAACACTCATACCACCTTGAATTATCGGAAGCTTTGATATTAAATTTCCAATTTTTAAAACTGGTAAATCCATTTTTTTACCCCCCACAGTTATCAATTATGACTCTTTCAATGAAAGACCTCAAAAAAATTATATCATTCTAACTTTTTTAAATCAAGTTAATTTTCGCAGAAAATTGCACAAAAAATTGCATTCATGATATAATTAAGTAAATTTAAATTGAGAAATGAAAGAGTGAAAGATTATGAAGAGTCTAAAAGGTCAATTTTTTTATATATTACTATTTCTCATTTTATTTTCCGCATTATCCTTTGGTTTAATTTTGACATACACACTATACAAAAGTGAAATAAAACAAGCAAAAGAATTAATCTACCAAAAAAACAAAGCTGTCTCATTTTTTGTGGAAAGTTATTTTAAAAAATTTTATATTACATTAGATTTCCTCAGTACATTAGACAATGTTATAAATGCCCAGAAATTAAATGAAAAAGAAAAAGAAAATACAATAAATTTCTACAAAAAAATTCAAGAAATCGATCCTGATATAAATTATTTGTATTCAGCCTATGAAAATGGCACCCTTTTGATATACAACTATACTCCACCAGAAGGATTTAATCCAAAGGTTAGACCTTGGTACAAAGCCGCTATTAAGTCTTATCCAAAAATATCAAACGGAATCCCATATAAAGAAATAAAAACAAAAGAATGGTTAGTTTCAATGGGGAAGGCTTTATACAATAAAGATGGTAATTTAACAGGGGTTGTAGCTATAGATACTTCTGTTAACAAAATAAATGAACTTATAAATAAAAAAGACAATAATTTTGATTCACTATATAGCTATATTCTCAACGAAAATCAAGAAGTAATTTTTCATCCAAAAAAACAATATATCTCAAAAAGTGTTAAAGAACTAGTAAATAAAAACTTCGATTTTTCAAGTAATGAGGGGTACTTTGAATATAAGTTAAATAAATATGATAAGATAGCATATTATACTAATCTAGATTTTTTAGGTTGGACTGTTGTTACTGTAGTAAACAAAGAAGAAATAATATCAAAAATCATTCATGGATTATTTTTTCCAATATCGATAGTAGTATTTATATCAATTTCAATAGGGATATGGCTCACTTTTTCTTTATATGGAAAAATAATTACACCAATTACAAAACTTAAAGAAAGGATCCAAAAGATTGCAAGCGGACATTTAATAAACAATGATTTTAAATATCCAGACAACGAAATTGGAATTATCGCACATGAAGTTGAAAAGTTTACAGAAAAAGAACTCTATAGAAAAAACATTGAATTATTAGAATTAAACAAAAAATTGAAATATTTGTCTGAAAGAGACCAATTAACTGACCTCTACAACAGACACAAAATGAACAAGGAAATAAGAAAACATTATTATAACTTCAAAAGATATGGTAGACCTTTTTCACTTTTAATGATTGACATTGACAAATTCAAAAACATAAATGATACATACGGACATATGGTTGGTGATGAGGTACTCAAAAAATTGGCAAAAATACTAGTTAAAAATGTTAGAAAATCAGATGTAGTATCAAGATGGGGCGGTGAAGAATTTTTAATTTTACTTTCTGAAACAAATTTAGAACAAGCAATAGAAGTAGCTGAAAAAATTAGGAAAATTATCGAAACCGAGATCTTCCCAAAAGATATAAAAATCACAGTTAGCATCGGTGTAGATTCTATAGAAAACTATGAACACATAAAAGATTTACTAATCGTAGTTGACGAAAAATTATACAAAGCCAAAGAAAATGGAAGAAATAGAGTAGAATATTAAAATAAGAACCTCCAAAATGGAGGTTCATTTTTCAATATAACTTATTATATTCGCAATATCTGAAGGCGTAACACCTGGAATTCTCATTGCCTGACCAATAGACCTAGGAGAGATTTTTTTCAATTTTTCCCTTGCTTCAGTTGAAAGATTTGGCACTTTATCAAAATTTATTTTAGAAATATCAACCGACTCATATTCCTCAAAAACTTTAACATCTTCAAGCATCTTTTCAATATATCCTTCATACTTTATTAATATCTCTATCTGTTCTAAAAGTTCTCTATCTTCGATAGGCTCATTATCAAACCCTTTCACCTCTTCATACCCAATTTCAGGCCTTTTTAATAGATTATACAACTTTGTTCCTTCTTTTAGAGGAGTTGATCCCAATTCTACAAGTCTATCATTTACAATATCTGATGCTGGAACTTTGACATTCTTAAGCCTTTCTATTTGATATTGGATCTGTTTTTCAAGATTAATTACCTTTTCATAGAACCACTTTGGAATCAAACCTACTCTATAGCCATACTTTGCAAGTCTTAAATGTGCGTTATCATGGCGCAGTAAAAGCCTATATTCTGCACGGGAGGTTAAAAGTCTATATGGCTCATCAACACCCTTTGTAGTTAGATCATCTATAAGTATTCCAATATAGCTTTCGGATCTTTTTAAAATCAATGGCTCTTCTCCTAAAATTTTCATTGCCGCATTAATTCCAGCGATTAAACCTTGACCTGCCGCTTCTTCATAACCGCTCGTTCCATTAATCTGACCTGCAAAATATAGGCCTTCCACTATTTTTGATTCAAGTGTCTGATACAATTGTGTCGGGTCAATGTAATCATATTCGATTGCGTATGCAGGCCTTACAATAACTACATTTTCAAGACCAGGTACAGTTCTAAGCATTTTTACCTGCGCTGCATATGGAAGACTGGTAGATAAGCCATTTAAATAAAATTCTTGAGAGTCTCTTCCTTCTGGCTCAACAAAAACTTGATGCGAATCCCTGTTAAACTTTACGACCTTATCCTCAATCGAAGGACAATACCTTGGCCCAACACTTTGAATTAATTTAACATCTCCATACAACGGCGAATAAACAAGATAGTCCCTTATTATCTTATGTGTTTGCTGATTTGTATGGGTAAGCCAACATGGATGATCCTTTGGTAAAACCTTAGGTTCACTAAAATATGAAAAAGCCCTAGGCTCATCATCTGTATCCTGGCGAACCATTTTTGAAAAATCAATGCTGCTTTTTAAAACTCTTGCTGGAGTGCCAGTTTTAAATCTTGAAAGCTTAAAACCAAGTTCTAACAAAGATTTACTCAAACCTTTTGCAGGAAGATCTCCCATTCTTCCTGCTTCCATAGTATCTCTACCAATAAATATTTTTCCGCGTAAAAATGTTCCTGTAGTAAGTATTACTGCCTTAGCGTAATAATCTATACCAAAAGAATCCACAACGCCCTTTACTTTTCCACTTTCCACCAATACCTTTTCTACAACTCCATATCTGAGTATTAAATTTTCTTGAGTTTGAAGCTTGTTTTTCATAAGTTTTGAGTACTCAAACTTATCAATTTGAGCCCTTAAGGCCCTTACTGCTGGTCCTTTACCAGTATTTAACATCCTAACATTTATCATAGTTTCATCTGTTGTCTTTGCCATTTCTCCACCAAGTGTGTCTATCTCACGTACAACAATACCCTTTGCAGGGCCTCCTATTGCAGGATTACATGGGGCCCAACCTACGTTATCAAGATTGGTAGTTAATAAAAGCGTTTTAAGACCAAGCCTTGCAGTTGAAAGTGCCGCTTCAATTCCAGCATGGCCAGCACCAACAACAATCACATCAAAGTTCTTATCATCATCAGGTCTTTCAAAAAACAAGAAAATACCTCCTTTAACTTTTTTCAGTATATTTTATTTAAGTATACCACACTATTTTTTCATATGTCTATATATTTTATATATATATGATAAAATAAATAAGTAGGAGGGATTGGTTTGAAAAATAAATTAACTCTTCAAAATCTCTTTAAAATATTTTCAAGTCAGACTAAACTTGAAATACTAATGACCATTTTTGACAACAATCTAACTGCTTCTGAAATAGCAAATAGATTGAACAAAGATCTCTCAACCATTTATAGACACCTTGTTCAATTAAAAAATATAGGAATTTTAAAATCAAAGAGAGTTAAGGGCATTGAGTACTTTGATTTTTCTTCAACCAAAGTATTTCAATTAATTGAAAATGCTATCGAGTTTTTAAACGAAATTAATGGTGAGCATGTTATTGATTGTTCCAACTTAAAAGAATGCTTTTTTGCAGAAAGCCCTAATAATCTAAATCCAGATTATGTTCTAGATGTAAGAGGAGAAATATGTCCGGTTCCAGATGTTAAAACCAGAAAAATGCTTGAAACATTAGAAGAAGGAAAAATATTACTAGTAATTGTGGATTACCCATTATCTGCTGAAAGGATCCCTATTTCCGTCTCAAAGATGGGGGCAAAAGTGCTTGCAAAAATTTCAGAAAAAGCAGGTGAAGTAAAAATCTTCATACAAAAATAAAGGCGCCCTTCTGTAAAAAAAGAGCGCCTTTATTTTAATTAATTCTACAATTTTTTATACTCTTCTTCTGTCATTAAATCTTCTAACTCACTTTCATCACTAATCTCTATTTTTGCAATCCAGCCTTCTTCTTCCGCAGAATCGCTTATTAATTCCGGATTTGTATCAAGCTTTTCATTAACTTCAATAATCTTTCCACTAACAGGTGCATATACGCTACTTGCAGCTTTTACAGACTCGATTGTACATAATTGTTCGCCTTTTTTTACAACTTTACCTACTTCAGGAAGTTCAACGTAAGTTACATCACCTAAATCTTCTGCTGCTCTCTTTGAAATACCAATTATTCCAATCCCATCATTTACCTTTATCCACTCATGAGTTTTTGAATATTTTTTCATATTCTATCCTCCCTCAACTCTTAATTTCGACAACCTCATATATGAATAGCCCAATTACCTTCAAAAGCGCCAAGGAGTGTTTCGGTTAGTGTTGGATGTGGATGTATTGCCTCTGCTATTTTTTCTGTAACCATTTCATATTTTACTCCCAATACTCCCTCCATTATCATATCTGTTGCGTTTGCTGAGACTATCGTTACTCCCAAGACCTTCCCTGTTTCTTTTTCTTCTATTACTTTTGCAAATCCTAATCTTTCTTCCATTGTTCTTGCCCTTCCATTTGCTGATACCGGAAATTTATATATGTTTACTTTTTCTCTATCCACTTCTTTTTCTCTTTTTCCTACACTTGCTACTTCTGGATTTGAAAAGATTATCGATGGTACTGCTCTATAGTCCATTTCCATTTCTTCTCCTGCTATATTGTGCGCTGCTACTATCCCTTCATACATTGCAACATGTGCTAGCATTATCTGCCCTCTTATATCTCCTATTGCATATATGTTATCTATATTTGTTCTCATACGTTTGTCTGTTTTTACTCCTCTTTCTATTTCTATGCCAAGTCCTTTTATATCTTCACTTATATTCGGTCTTCTTCCTACTGCAAGTAATACTTTTTCAACTTCTATTTCTTTTCCTGCAACCTTTGCAATGTATTTTTCGCCTTTCTTTTCCACTCCTTCTACCTTTTCTCCTTCTATTATTTTTACTTTGTTCTTCTTTAATGCCTTTTTTACTTCTTCTGCTACATCACTATCTTCGTTTGGTAAGATATGCTCTGCAAGTTCTACTATCGTTACATCTACTCCAAAGCTTGAAAAGAATGTCGCAAACTCTACTCCTATTACCCCTCCGCCTATTATCAATATCGACTCTGGCATCTTTTCCATCTTAAATACATCATCACTCGTCCATATACCTTCTATCTGATCAAATGGTGGAAATACAACTGGTACAGAACCATGTGCTAAAATTATGTTTTCTCCTTCTATTTCTTGTCCACTCTTTTCAAGTAAAATAGTATTTTTGTCTTTCAATATTGCTTTGTCTTTAAATACTTCAATCTTATTCTTTTTCATCAAAAACTCTATACCTTTTCTAGACATAGTAACAGACTTTTGCATGTGTTTCATGATTAGTGATAGATCATATGAAACATTATCAACTAAGATACCAAATTTTTTAGCCTTTTCATTTATCTCAGTAAAAAGGTGTGAGGCTGTAAGCATAGCTTTAGTAGGAATACAACCTTTATTGGTACAAGTGCCACCAAATTCTTCTTTTTCAACAATTGCAACTTTCTTACCAAGCTGTGAAAGCCTTATCGCTGCAACATATCCTCCAGGCCCTCCACCTATTACTATCGCTTCATACATTTCTTTTACCTCCTACCTAAAAAGACTAACGGGGAAAGTTCCCCGCTAGCCTATAAATTTTTCTTCTTTTTCTATTAGTTCTACAAAGCTATCATAGTCTATCAAACTATATTTTGCTTCATCTTCTTTGTATCCTCTTGCAAAAAAATCTTCTTTTAATATATAAACGTTTGCCTTTGTCAATGATGATAAATCTTGTAAATTCCAATATACTCCATCCTGAATTAATACTATTGAATCACCTTCTTTTGCGCTTTCAATCTTTAGTTTTTCAACAGGATGGTTTATACCATATTTAACTAAAACTAAAGCCATTAAAATCACCTCTCACATAAAAATAACCAAATCATATTGATGGAAGAAATCAGATAATTCATCTTTATTAATAAATTGCGCACCATACTCTTCGTCTACATTTTTAACATTGTACTTTTCTAAATCCTCTTTAACGGCATATACTGGGGTTTCGTACCTCTTTATAAATCTTTGAACTATCTTTATCGGAAGAAGTCCCAAAGATTCTGGTTTCGTATCCTTTGATAATGCAACTGTAGCAGCATCAATTAGCATTACAGCAGGTTCAATATCTTCACCGTACATTCCAAATGCTGTTCTAAATCCTTCATTTACCCATATTGAACCAACTGGAGATTGATATACAACAAATAAAACCTTTTTTTCCATTATTTTTCACCTCACGCCATAAGACTTATAAATCTATCGCTTGTGTAAATGAGTTCTGCAAGTTCTGGAAGTCCGCTTGGATTAGAACCTTCTATTATCATATCCGTCGTAATTCCCCTATAGTCCATACAAATTCCACAAATTTCTACTTTTGCACCTTTATCTATAAGTCCTTTTAAAAGTTGTGAAATATTTCTATCTCCTCTTACGGGTTTCATATGTTTATTAGATGCTATTGCAGAATCACAGAATAAGAAGATTGTAACTTCATGGCCTTTTTTCAAAGCTGCTTCTGCAATTTTTACAGCAGTATCTAAATCTTGATATGTATATGGTTGAACCATAACCTGAATTGTTATTTTCATATTATCTCCTCCTCAGTCCCTTCCAAACAAAATCCATGCCATTGTCCAATTTCCAAGGATAAAGAATAGTGAAGCTAGTAAAGAACCAATTGCCATTTGTGGAACACCGGTGAAGAAATGTCCGATATTACAACCACCTGCTGTAACAGCACCTAATCCCATTAAAACTCCACCGACCATTACTTGAAGATAAGTAATTGGATTCTTAGGCATTCTTAGTTTGAACTCTCCTGCAAGCTTTGCAGAAATCATTGCACCAATTATAATTCCTACGATTTCCCAACCTTCCCAACTCAATGGTTGTTTGTTTAAAAATCCTTTAAACAAGCTAATCCAACCACCTGTAATACCAAATCCGTAGTTTCTTCCAGAAGCTGCACTAGACATCCAAGCAAGGGGTGCTAATATTGCAAGGATTATTGCAGCCGTTTTGTAACCAAGTTTTGTACTTCTTTCCGTTGTTTTTGTTCCAAAAACGTACCACAAAAGAATTGCCACAAATATAATTCCTACAATCCATGGGTTCACATGAAAAACAGAAGATAGAGTTGGACCAGATTTAGCTGCATACAATCCTTCTGTGTGTTCAACCTTCACAGTGAATTTTGAAACCCATTTTAACCATCCAGAAAATACTCCTGCCTTTGTTGCATATGCTGTTAAGCCATAGAAAATCGCAGCAAACCACGCAGTTGTCATACCTTCACCTGATCTATATGTAACACCAGACGCACAACCTCCGGCAAGCACCATTCCCATTCCAAACAAATATCCACCAATTATATTCCCAACCCAGTTTAAAGGTTTAGGATTTAATGTAATCCAACCCATTTGTGCAAAAAATAGGAATGTGAGAACTTGAAGTGCTATTACTAAAGCTGCAAATTTCATAAGGTAATTATCTTTAAAAAGTCTTACATCTCTAAACGCTGAATTAAAACATATACGACCTCTTTGAAGAATAATACCAAATATAAGCCCAAATACTATTCCTAAATATGCCATTTTATGCACCCCCAGCTTAGCCGTTTACTTTAATATAAATCTTCCATTCACTTCCTCCAACTTCTTCTATCTCTAATACCTCATGCCCTAATTTCTTTACTGTTTCTGGAATTCTTTCTTTTGACATAGGATAATCAATTAAAACTTCCAAAATTTCACCTGGTTTCATCTTTTTTAATGCTCTCTTTGTTTCAACGTCAGGAACTGGACATACCTCTCCTCTTACATCAATAGTTTTTGTAACTTCATACTTTGCCATACTACCCACCTCCATTTTAAAGATATTTTTCACAAATTTCCCTGCTTAATATTGAGATTTTTTTCACATTTCACTTAAATTATAACTTATCATTTTAACCAATCAGTTT
This region includes:
- a CDS encoding sulfurtransferase TusA family protein, whose amino-acid sequence is MAKYEVTKTIDVRGEVCPVPDVETKRALKKMKPGEILEVLIDYPMSKERIPETVKKLGHEVLEIEEVGGSEWKIYIKVNG
- a CDS encoding YeeE/YedE family protein, producing the protein MAYLGIVFGLIFGIILQRGRICFNSAFRDVRLFKDNYLMKFAALVIALQVLTFLFFAQMGWITLNPKPLNWVGNIIGGYLFGMGMVLAGGCASGVTYRSGEGMTTAWFAAIFYGLTAYATKAGVFSGWLKWVSKFTVKVEHTEGLYAAKSGPTLSSVFHVNPWIVGIIFVAILLWYVFGTKTTERSTKLGYKTAAIILAILAPLAWMSSAASGRNYGFGITGGWISLFKGFLNKQPLSWEGWEIVGIIIGAMISAKLAGEFKLRMPKNPITYLQVMVGGVLMGLGAVTAGGCNIGHFFTGVPQMAIGSLLASLFFILGNWTMAWILFGRD
- a CDS encoding DsrE/DsrF/TusD sulfur relay family protein yields the protein MKITIQVMVQPYTYQDLDTAVKIAEAALKKGHEVTIFLFCDSAIASNKHMKPVRGDRNISQLLKGLIDKGAKVEICGICMDYRGITTDMIIEGSNPSGLPELAELIYTSDRFISLMA
- the tusB gene encoding sulfurtransferase complex subunit TusB, producing the protein MALVLVKYGINHPVEKLKIESAKEGDSIVLIQDGVYWNLQDLSSLTKANVYILKEDFFARGYKEDEAKYSLIDYDSFVELIEKEEKFIG
- a CDS encoding DsrE family protein encodes the protein MEKKVLFVVYQSPVGSIWVNEGFRTAFGMYGEDIEPAVMLIDAATVALSKDTKPESLGLLPIKIVQRFIKRYETPVYAVKEDLEKYNVKNVDEEYGAQFINKDELSDFFHQYDLVIFM
- the lpdA gene encoding dihydrolipoyl dehydrogenase codes for the protein MYEAIVIGGGPGGYVAAIRLSQLGKKVAIVEKEEFGGTCTNKGCIPTKAMLTASHLFTEINEKAKKFGILVDNVSYDLSLIMKHMQKSVTMSRKGIEFLMKKNKIEVFKDKAILKDKNTILLEKSGQEIEGENIILAHGSVPVVFPPFDQIEGIWTSDDVFKMEKMPESILIIGGGVIGVEFATFFSSFGVDVTIVELAEHILPNEDSDVAEEVKKALKKNKVKIIEGEKVEGVEKKGEKYIAKVAGKEIEVEKVLLAVGRRPNISEDIKGLGIEIERGVKTDKRMRTNIDNIYAIGDIRGQIMLAHVAMYEGIVAAHNIAGEEMEMDYRAVPSIIFSNPEVASVGKREKEVDREKVNIYKFPVSANGRARTMEERLGFAKVIEEKETGKVLGVTIVSANATDMIMEGVLGVKYEMVTEKIAEAIHPHPTLTETLLGAFEGNWAIHI